One window of bacterium genomic DNA carries:
- a CDS encoding (Fe-S)-binding protein: MEKYGSPEDIIAKKPQLAFLCTNCTGCDKRCPLELSPSAALFETKQRLISEGRVPEKAARALKGAKSFAQRGHAVPFLRYDSKRVAFWPGCSLAGTSPEAVEATRALLTSLLNEEVGLVLDCCFDPLYQMGEIQPVQAACERIRERISDAGIEKLIVGCINCRKVFERHMQGVDVRHVVEVLPDDVLKSVPDEDLYLHHPCPVYHVDGIAEKTSSILGHSMTDEVDEQLMPACCGYGGSINIQDPDLTVKFAERVTMAAYGASIVTSCMGCKNMFLSRGTPTYHILELITGVKPKTKPVGLARKWANRLLLAKSK; encoded by the coding sequence TTGGAAAAGTACGGCTCCCCCGAGGACATCATCGCCAAAAAACCGCAGCTGGCGTTTCTCTGCACCAACTGCACGGGGTGCGACAAACGCTGCCCCCTGGAGCTTTCCCCTTCCGCTGCTCTTTTTGAGACCAAACAACGCCTCATCTCCGAGGGGAGAGTGCCTGAAAAAGCTGCCAGGGCTCTGAAAGGAGCGAAAAGTTTTGCCCAGAGAGGACATGCCGTCCCCTTCCTGCGTTACGACAGCAAGCGGGTCGCTTTCTGGCCCGGCTGTTCCCTTGCGGGCACCAGTCCCGAGGCAGTGGAGGCGACTCGTGCTCTGCTGACATCACTCCTGAATGAAGAGGTGGGCCTGGTACTGGACTGCTGCTTTGATCCCCTCTACCAGATGGGGGAAATCCAGCCGGTTCAGGCGGCGTGCGAGCGCATACGTGAGCGGATATCAGATGCCGGGATCGAGAAACTCATCGTGGGGTGCATTAACTGTCGAAAGGTTTTCGAAAGACATATGCAAGGGGTTGATGTAAGGCACGTTGTCGAGGTTCTTCCTGATGACGTGCTGAAGTCTGTTCCTGATGAAGATCTCTACCTGCACCATCCCTGCCCCGTCTATCACGTTGACGGGATCGCTGAGAAAACCTCATCCATCCTCGGGCACTCAATGACAGATGAAGTTGATGAGCAGCTGATGCCGGCCTGCTGCGGATACGGTGGGAGCATCAACATTCAGGACCCGGACCTCACCGTTAAATTTGCCGAGAGGGTCACCATGGCGGCTTACGGCGCGTCCATCGTCACCTCCTGCATGGGCTGTAAGAACATGTTTCTGAGTAGGGGAACCCCTACCTATCACATCCTGGAACTGATCACGGGGGTTAAGCCGAAGACCAAACCTGTTGGTTTGGCAAGGAAATGGGCCAATCGGCTGCTTCTGGCAAAGAGTAAATAG
- a CDS encoding polysaccharide biosynthesis C-terminal domain-containing protein codes for MNMRRDLPNWTSGEVTRPIDEIKSYVLSVGEAAVDIGVSLFLLVMIGRSYGPGGLGVYTFLLSAFVIVSFLVEFGVGKYAERELAVGGGKDVDGLLARTKGVILISGLMGGLGTLVLGKWIVGASVVGSGAWPGFCVLAVAVPFNLYSGFQASVLHGRGDHVTASRAGVVKRLVLLGSVFLLTGTGIRPDLLVTAFVFSEIAHILLVKRAVRMPSLTAALARLGTARATIRESLRYYFTHEGLRVLFFVDFFILGFFVSAVQEGSYAEASVLARFFLIIPLGAAPLYRVRVYLSTGNDHMKLFADSRRTAARFFSFHAVIALTFLLYFPYLLRAVFRVQGDLPISFKIFSLLLPGLLLFSSTVVLEPLFNIDGRKQGLNRIALKVFLINAFLNFYLIPFAGVFGAAIATTLSLVIYFFLFAHGIGGKGEIPIKAYLLSGTLIYVAYHILDPARMPALLVIPLIAVVMPLLFGVLGLYSQNVERRM; via the coding sequence ATGAACATGAGACGGGATCTTCCAAACTGGACATCGGGAGAGGTTACGCGTCCTATCGACGAGATAAAAAGCTATGTCCTTTCCGTGGGAGAAGCGGCGGTGGATATAGGAGTCTCCCTGTTCCTGCTTGTTATGATAGGGCGTTCCTACGGCCCCGGTGGACTTGGTGTCTATACCTTTCTCCTCTCAGCTTTTGTCATCGTCAGTTTCCTTGTGGAGTTCGGCGTTGGCAAGTACGCGGAAAGGGAGCTTGCTGTGGGAGGCGGGAAGGATGTCGACGGCCTGCTCGCCCGGACAAAGGGAGTGATCCTGATCTCCGGTCTTATGGGTGGCCTGGGGACTCTTGTATTGGGGAAATGGATCGTCGGCGCAAGCGTGGTTGGGAGCGGAGCCTGGCCGGGTTTCTGTGTGCTTGCCGTAGCGGTTCCCTTTAACCTTTATTCCGGTTTTCAGGCGTCTGTTCTCCACGGCAGGGGTGACCATGTCACCGCATCGAGGGCGGGGGTCGTAAAACGTCTTGTTCTGCTGGGTTCCGTATTTCTCCTCACAGGTACGGGGATCCGTCCCGATCTTCTGGTAACGGCATTTGTTTTCTCGGAGATCGCCCATATTCTCCTTGTAAAACGGGCTGTCCGTATGCCTTCCCTCACAGCAGCACTGGCAAGGCTGGGGACGGCAAGAGCCACCATCAGGGAAAGCCTGCGTTACTATTTTACACACGAGGGGTTGAGGGTCCTGTTCTTCGTGGATTTCTTTATTCTGGGGTTCTTTGTCTCGGCTGTTCAGGAGGGCTCTTATGCCGAAGCCTCGGTTCTGGCTCGCTTCTTTCTGATAATTCCACTGGGCGCCGCGCCCCTATACCGAGTGAGGGTATACCTATCTACCGGTAATGATCATATGAAGCTCTTTGCAGATTCACGGAGGACCGCGGCCCGGTTCTTTTCATTCCACGCTGTCATCGCGCTAACCTTTCTGCTGTACTTCCCCTATCTGCTGAGGGCTGTTTTCAGGGTCCAGGGGGATTTACCCATATCTTTCAAGATCTTCTCATTGCTTCTTCCCGGCCTTCTCCTTTTCTCCTCCACGGTCGTTCTGGAGCCTCTGTTTAATATAGACGGCCGGAAACAGGGACTGAACCGCATCGCTCTGAAGGTTTTCCTCATCAACGCGTTCCTGAACTTCTACCTGATCCCTTTCGCCGGAGTGTTCGGCGCGGCCATAGCCACGACCCTGTCCCTCGTTATTTACTTTTTCCTCTTTGCGCACGGGATCGGTGGTAAGGGAGAAATCCCCATTAAAGCCTATTTATTAAGCGGCACTCTGATATATGTCGCCTATCATATCCTGGATCCGGCACGCATGCCGGCCCTGCTGGTTATTCCCCTCATTGCCGTGGTGATGCCGCTGTTGTTTGGGGTGTTGGGACTTTATAGTCAGAATGTAGAACGTAGAATGTAG
- a CDS encoding DUF2892 domain-containing protein — translation MKHNMGKTDRVVRTTVAAGIFYALITGAMGGPIAVILGLLAVMLVATAVFGFCPPYSWLGIKTCKCDEHDEEKPAPS, via the coding sequence ATGAAACACAATATGGGAAAAACGGATCGTGTGGTACGGACCACAGTAGCTGCCGGGATATTCTATGCTCTCATCACGGGAGCGATGGGAGGACCCATTGCGGTGATCCTTGGGTTGCTCGCGGTGATGCTGGTTGCAACAGCTGTTTTCGGCTTTTGTCCACCTTACAGCTGGCTGGGGATCAAAACCTGCAAGTGCGACGAACACGATGAGGAGAAACCCGCACCGTCATGA
- a CDS encoding DUF3192 domain-containing protein, whose translation MFSIRSLVIFMFLLTSLLIGCEGNQTENGKETSTGPGGVKMGMTRPEVIQTLLEEVQLLQMSGQVTNPYATRYVRNIDGESMEVMYYYTGMKKGDDLVTEDELLPIIMKSGAVTGWGWNTLEDLVGFRPVPAPRDATELAPLPEEKPGKE comes from the coding sequence ATGTTCAGTATCCGAAGTTTAGTCATCTTCATGTTCCTTTTAACTTCACTGCTCATCGGTTGCGAAGGTAATCAGACCGAAAATGGGAAGGAAACTTCCACCGGACCCGGTGGAGTGAAGATGGGGATGACCAGACCGGAGGTTATTCAGACCCTGCTGGAGGAGGTTCAGCTTCTTCAGATGTCCGGCCAGGTCACCAACCCCTACGCCACACGGTACGTCAGGAATATTGATGGAGAATCGATGGAGGTCATGTATTATTATACAGGGATGAAAAAGGGGGATGATCTGGTTACCGAGGACGAACTGTTACCGATCATCATGAAGTCTGGTGCTGTAACCGGTTGGGGTTGGAATACGCTTGAGGATCTGGTCGGCTTCCGGCCCGTCCCTGCTCCCAGGGACGCTACCGAATTGGCACCCCTCCCGGAAGAGAAACCGGGAAAGGAGTAG
- a CDS encoding DNA alkylation repair protein yields the protein MPDKPTSIQSILAILHSMESEENRSGMARFGINIDNALSIKVTDLRKLARQVEKSHDLALQLWETGIHEARLLATMIDEPSAVTGQQMENWALRAIGKKIRPSGVRPWPQ from the coding sequence ATGCCTGACAAACCCACCAGTATCCAATCCATCCTCGCTATCCTCCACTCAATGGAGTCAGAAGAAAACCGCTCCGGCATGGCTCGTTTTGGTATAAACATTGACAATGCCCTAAGTATCAAAGTCACCGATCTACGCAAGCTGGCGCGGCAGGTGGAAAAGAGCCATGATCTGGCTTTGCAGCTCTGGGAAACCGGGATCCACGAAGCCCGCCTTCTGGCCACCATGATCGACGAACCTTCTGCCGTTACCGGGCAGCAAATGGAAAACTGGGCTTTGAGGGCGATCGGTAAAAAAATCCGGCCATCTGGAGTAAGGCCATGGCCACAATAA
- a CDS encoding DUF4197 domain-containing protein — protein MKRCVYLLLPVFFLLTTPQHSFAGFFDDLIKQVTKPRESKEDTFIAGLKEALDIGTKNAVSKVSTENGYLDNLNIKIPVPEKLEDVEKLLRKIGMDDRVDEFVLSMNRAAEKAAPQAVDIFVGAIRDMTVVDAYGIVKGDERAATSYFQGKTTDNLYGLFRPVVTESMAQVGVVQSYKRMMDKYNSIPFVKKIHVDLEDYVTDEALGGLFFMVGEEEKKIRKDPAARVTKLLEEVFGN, from the coding sequence ATGAAAAGATGTGTTTATCTCCTCCTCCCCGTTTTCTTCCTTCTAACCACCCCCCAACATTCCTTTGCCGGTTTCTTTGATGACCTGATCAAGCAGGTGACAAAACCCAGGGAAAGCAAGGAGGACACCTTTATTGCCGGCCTCAAAGAGGCCCTCGATATCGGAACAAAGAACGCCGTCTCCAAAGTTTCCACAGAGAACGGTTATTTGGACAACCTGAACATAAAGATACCGGTACCGGAAAAGCTTGAGGATGTGGAAAAACTGCTTCGAAAGATCGGAATGGATGACCGCGTTGACGAGTTTGTTCTCAGCATGAACAGGGCCGCTGAGAAGGCCGCTCCCCAGGCGGTGGACATCTTCGTGGGGGCCATCCGTGACATGACCGTGGTGGACGCCTACGGGATCGTGAAGGGGGACGAGAGGGCCGCCACCTCCTATTTCCAGGGCAAGACCACAGATAACTTATATGGGCTTTTCAGACCTGTGGTCACTGAATCCATGGCCCAGGTGGGGGTCGTTCAGAGCTACAAGCGGATGATGGACAAGTACAACTCCATTCCCTTCGTAAAGAAGATCCATGTGGACCTTGAAGACTACGTCACTGATGAAGCTCTGGGGGGCCTTTTCTTCATGGTAGGTGAAGAGGAAAAAAAGATCCGCAAGGACCCGGCGGCCAGGGTGACGAAGCTGTTGGAGGAAGTGTTTGGAAATTAA
- a CDS encoding four helix bundle protein: MLNAERRSLDPSLHPSDHPNHFVLNTYEFTEHFPRTEVYGLTVQLKRAVISIAANIAEGFRKRSKAETHRYMEIAHSSLENCQYYLILARDLGYGEKAELDCLLTEISKMLFSYKSALKRNVE, encoded by the coding sequence ATGTTGAATGCAGAACGTAGAAGTTTAGATCCCAGTCTGCATCCCTCTGATCATCCAAATCATTTTGTATTAAATACTTATGAATTCACAGAACATTTTCCACGCACTGAGGTTTATGGATTAACTGTGCAATTAAAAAGAGCCGTAATTTCCATAGCAGCCAATATCGCTGAAGGCTTCAGGAAAAGATCAAAAGCTGAGACGCACAGATATATGGAAATAGCCCACAGTTCTCTTGAAAACTGCCAATATTATCTTATCCTGGCTCGAGATCTGGGTTATGGTGAAAAAGCCGAACTGGATTGCCTCCTGACCGAGATCAGTAAAATGCTATTTTCGTACAAATCGGCTTTGAAGAGAAATGTGGAGTAG
- a CDS encoding pyridoxamine 5'-phosphate oxidase family protein, whose product MRRSDKQITDPAELESLLSSSEICHLSMVDDGKPYVVPMNFGYADGALYFHSAPEGRKIDILGKNPDVCFSIIARNILIKGEKACSWTAKYSSVTGTGKAEVINVRKEKEKGMSILMSQYSDKEFDFSEVDLTGVVVIRVVIEEITGKSSDAGKELEGARGRLGKRSRTCVEGACVERESWKYTQSSRTISHVKRSRVFEI is encoded by the coding sequence ATGCGCCGCTCTGACAAACAAATAACCGACCCCGCCGAACTCGAGTCCCTCCTGAGCAGCAGTGAGATCTGCCATCTTTCCATGGTGGACGACGGAAAACCTTATGTTGTCCCCATGAACTTCGGTTATGCGGACGGGGCGCTGTACTTCCATTCGGCGCCTGAAGGCAGGAAGATAGATATCCTTGGAAAGAACCCGGATGTCTGTTTCAGCATCATTGCCAGAAACATCCTCATCAAAGGTGAAAAGGCCTGTTCCTGGACGGCAAAGTACAGCAGCGTCACCGGAACTGGTAAAGCCGAGGTCATTAACGTCAGGAAAGAGAAGGAAAAGGGCATGTCCATCCTGATGAGTCAGTACTCGGATAAGGAGTTCGATTTTTCCGAAGTGGATCTCACCGGGGTTGTGGTTATCAGGGTTGTGATTGAAGAAATAACAGGGAAATCGTCAGACGCGGGTAAAGAACTGGAGGGGGCGAGAGGGAGATTGGGGAAAAGATCTCGTACGTGCGTGGAGGGTGCGTGCGTGGAGCGTGAATCTTGGAAATACACGCAGTCATCGCGAACCATCAGCCATGTGAAGCGATCTCGGGTTTTTGAGATTTGA
- a CDS encoding DMT family transporter: protein MNSGTSKHIPFSGIALLLFICLIWGGNMVSIKIGNIGFPPMGAATVRSMIAATLLWGLATARGKSVWMKGPDIRFGVTIGILFGLDFLFLYWGTSYTVASRAVIFLYTHSFWAAIGAHLFLKGDRLTPVKTSGLVISFLGVVLVFGVKSVNLPPNYWIGDLLEVVAALFWAATTVYIKWSTGKRPFDHYQTLFSQLFYSIPVLAVGWLILDLGKPVVLSAPVLGALFYQSVVVAFICYLLWFWMIHTYPVGRLVSFLFLVPLFGVLLSGVILGDPLPLQLWLGLICVAGGIYLVNRPQQV from the coding sequence TTGAATTCCGGAACATCAAAGCACATTCCCTTCAGCGGGATAGCGCTCCTGCTTTTCATTTGCCTCATATGGGGCGGAAACATGGTTTCCATAAAGATTGGCAACATTGGTTTTCCGCCCATGGGCGCTGCCACCGTCCGATCCATGATAGCGGCCACGCTCCTGTGGGGACTTGCCACCGCCAGGGGCAAGTCGGTGTGGATGAAAGGGCCAGACATCAGGTTTGGCGTAACGATCGGCATTCTCTTCGGTCTGGATTTCCTGTTTCTGTACTGGGGGACATCCTATACCGTGGCGTCCCGGGCGGTCATTTTTCTCTATACTCATTCTTTCTGGGCAGCCATCGGGGCACACTTATTCCTCAAGGGCGACCGCCTGACACCTGTCAAAACCTCCGGCCTTGTGATCTCATTTCTGGGCGTGGTCCTGGTCTTCGGGGTAAAGTCAGTGAACCTGCCACCGAACTACTGGATAGGCGACCTTCTCGAGGTTGTGGCGGCTTTGTTCTGGGCGGCAACGACGGTATATATCAAATGGTCCACCGGAAAGCGCCCTTTCGACCACTACCAGACACTTTTTTCCCAGCTCTTTTACTCCATCCCGGTGCTGGCAGTGGGCTGGTTGATCCTGGATCTGGGTAAGCCGGTAGTCCTGTCAGCTCCTGTTCTCGGAGCCCTTTTTTACCAGAGCGTCGTTGTGGCCTTTATCTGTTACCTTCTCTGGTTCTGGATGATCCACACTTATCCGGTGGGCCGACTGGTTTCCTTCCTGTTTCTGGTTCCTTTGTTTGGAGTTTTGCTGAGTGGGGTTATTTTAGGGGATCCCCTGCCCTTGCAGCTTTGGCTTGGACTTATATGTGTTGCGGGGGGGATATACCTCGTGAATAGACCGCAACAGGTTTAG
- a CDS encoding DUF4389 domain-containing protein — MSEKQGIFNNLKNGQTWLRGMFMILFAIIYSVTEVIVFVVILLQFFFVVFTGRQNIRLKEFGEGLSIFIYQIMSYWTYNSEERPFPFAKWPGEDET; from the coding sequence ATGAGTGAAAAACAGGGAATATTCAATAACCTCAAAAACGGGCAAACATGGCTCCGTGGAATGTTCATGATTCTGTTCGCGATTATCTACAGCGTGACGGAGGTCATCGTATTTGTGGTGATCCTCCTCCAGTTCTTCTTTGTTGTGTTCACCGGCCGCCAAAATATCCGACTCAAGGAGTTCGGTGAAGGGCTGTCTATATTCATCTATCAGATAATGAGCTACTGGACATACAACTCGGAGGAAAGGCCTTTTCCCTTTGCTAAATGGCCCGGAGAAGATGAGACATAG
- a CDS encoding peptide chain release factor-like protein, with protein MDLNALKKECIITTFRASGPGGQHRNVTDSAVRLQHIPTGIIVIGRRQRSQHRNMEDALERLVRRIEESKTPRKKRVPTRKSRSVRTRELEEKKKRGDVKKLRAKIDA; from the coding sequence ATGGATCTCAATGCACTAAAAAAAGAATGTATAATTACCACCTTCCGGGCCAGCGGGCCCGGGGGGCAGCACAGGAACGTCACTGACTCGGCGGTCCGCCTCCAGCACATCCCCACCGGTATCATCGTCATCGGGCGGCGCCAGCGCTCCCAGCACCGGAACATGGAGGATGCGCTGGAACGTCTTGTCCGCAGGATCGAAGAGAGTAAAACACCCAGGAAAAAAAGGGTTCCCACACGGAAGTCCAGGTCGGTGCGAACCCGGGAACTGGAAGAGAAGAAAAAGCGCGGGGATGTAAAAAAGTTGAGGGCAAAAATCGACGCATAA
- a CDS encoding YchF/TatD family DNA exonuclease produces the protein MKQYLIDSHAHLEMRQFKSDLEQVLEKAHAAGVIHIVTVGSTLPESRRALKIAEKFREVSAVVGIHPHDAQDMDELAMEELGKLARRKRVVGVGETGLDFFRDRSPRELQEESFRGHLALAKETGQPVVIHVRDAYSRALQILEEEGLPERGGVVHCFSGTIQDAEAFLAMGLYLSFTGTITYEGRKNREWAESVLSLVPLERMMVETDSPYLTPHPFRGQRNEPAYVHLVAEYIAGVKGLSISDVGRVTTRNAVELFRLPVDLPSSILAYTIRDSVYLNVTGSCTNSCTFCQRSVNPVVKGHNLRLQRDPTPDEMIKALEEEGWQNRSEVVFCGYGEPTIRLPEVLQMASRIKELKPSMDIRLNTNGLANLYHRKNIVPELTYAIDTISISLNAQDADTFDRLCRPSVGPDPYGSLLDFSRKCVAAGLDVVLTVVAHPEVDIEVCRKIAVDIGARFRVREYNEVG, from the coding sequence ATGAAACAGTACCTTATAGATTCCCATGCCCACCTGGAAATGCGCCAGTTCAAGTCCGATCTGGAACAGGTCCTTGAAAAGGCACATGCCGCCGGTGTTATTCACATTGTCACAGTAGGCTCGACCCTGCCCGAAAGCAGAAGGGCCCTCAAGATAGCGGAAAAGTTCAGGGAGGTTTCCGCTGTTGTAGGGATCCATCCCCACGACGCCCAGGATATGGATGAACTTGCCATGGAAGAACTGGGGAAACTTGCCCGACGCAAAAGGGTCGTAGGGGTTGGTGAGACTGGTTTGGACTTTTTCCGGGACCGCTCGCCGCGGGAGCTCCAGGAGGAATCGTTCCGTGGGCACCTCGCACTGGCAAAGGAGACCGGACAGCCTGTGGTTATACACGTCCGTGACGCTTATTCCAGGGCCCTGCAGATCCTGGAGGAGGAGGGTCTGCCGGAAAGAGGAGGTGTGGTTCACTGTTTTTCCGGGACCATCCAGGACGCTGAGGCGTTTTTGGCGATGGGCCTTTATCTGTCCTTTACCGGTACGATCACTTACGAGGGACGAAAAAACAGGGAATGGGCGGAAAGTGTCCTGTCACTGGTACCGTTGGAGCGTATGATGGTGGAAACCGATAGCCCCTACCTTACTCCTCACCCATTCCGGGGCCAGCGCAATGAACCGGCCTACGTCCATCTTGTAGCTGAGTACATCGCCGGAGTCAAAGGACTCTCGATCAGCGATGTGGGCCGGGTGACTACAAGGAACGCTGTGGAGCTTTTCCGCCTGCCTGTGGACCTCCCATCTTCCATACTGGCTTACACGATCAGGGATTCAGTCTACCTCAACGTAACCGGAAGCTGCACTAACTCCTGCACCTTCTGCCAGAGAAGTGTAAACCCCGTTGTCAAAGGACATAATCTGCGGCTCCAGCGTGACCCAACCCCTGATGAGATGATCAAGGCTTTGGAGGAAGAAGGGTGGCAGAACCGATCTGAGGTCGTCTTCTGCGGTTACGGAGAACCCACTATCCGCCTCCCCGAAGTTCTTCAGATGGCATCCAGGATCAAGGAGCTCAAGCCTTCCATGGATATCCGGTTGAACACCAACGGCCTGGCAAACCTCTACCACAGAAAAAATATCGTCCCTGAACTCACCTACGCCATCGATACTATCTCCATTAGCCTGAACGCCCAGGACGCCGACACCTTCGACAGGCTGTGCCGCCCCAGCGTAGGGCCAGACCCCTACGGATCGCTGCTGGACTTCTCCCGGAAATGCGTCGCCGCAGGCCTGGATGTGGTGCTGACAGTGGTAGCACATCCGGAAGTTGATATCGAGGTATGTCGGAAGATCGCGGTGGATATTGGCGCACGATTCAGAGTGAGAGAGTATAATGAAGTAGGGTAA